The following nucleotide sequence is from Salvia splendens isolate huo1 chromosome 2, SspV2, whole genome shotgun sequence.
TTTCGTATTTTCTGGTAAAATTAGTGTCACGCagttaattatattaattattggcACTGAGTAGGGACATGTATATATCTCTTATTCGCTTTAACAAGATTATATTGTTCAAAGAAAATGACTTTTTACCAAAAAGATTGATGAATACTCGAATTAGTttgagttcttcaattttttaaaatttattatattaaatttaacTTGATAATATGAATCAAGCGTGAATTTGGCACTAGAATATAAATTGTAACTCTACTGAGAAAATAGATTTAGTATTATCTCGATATTTCATTTTAGTTTGATGTTAATTGATTTGAGcctaaagaaaaatatttaaaaaataataggagtagtaCCTCTATATTTACCTTAGATATTTTGTAGGATACATTGAATGAATTGGACTTTTTAGTTGGAGTCTAAATTAAATATCTGACATTTCTCTCTCACTTTGATCTTTTGCAACAAATCATGATGTCAGTCAATACATTTTCAACTGGCTCTTCatgaaatatatgtatatagttaTAAACATTAAACAGATATTTTTTTGGCAGCAACGTttacatttaattattataaaaatgagAATAGCACATTATCTTAGGTATTTATTTCTAGGCTAATATTTACTCCATATTCAGTTCAGGCATTGGTTagaataaaacataattaaataattatttttacaattcatatagTGCTACAGAAAAAGTATGAAAATATCGTTTATGACTAACACGTGTAAAGTAGACCACGTGGCATGAACTTTTACCCCAAACAAATATCAACGCCAAACTATCTCAACCAATTACAATATCGAAATTTAATCGGTTAATTCACTAaaattctcaatttttttttgtctctgGATTTGAGGTTTTGGACAAAGGAAAAGGGGAATTGTATGGATTCATCTGAGTTACCCTCTAGAAATTCTGTCGAGCAAGAAGAGACTTCCAAATTAGTGGTAAATCGCTGTTATCCCTCTCAAATAATTTTGGTTTATAGTTGGGAAAAGGTGGAGTAGTTTTGATGGATTTTTGTTTTTAGCTGACATTTTTTGATAATTATGCCGTATTCGTGCAAAATTGTGCAGAAACTTGCAGCAACTGTTTGAGATATTTGAAGTTGTTCAATCGAAAGAGGAGAATTATGTGATGTGCTGATCTTAATAGGAATATCTTCATCCCCCGATTTCACTGTTTTTTGTTGATGAGATGATGAGAAGAATTACCTTCCTTCTTTGATTCGGTATCATGTGTTATTGTTGAAAAGTGGCTAAAGCTTACAAATTTTTTGGAGTACACAGCTGATTTATGAAAATACTGTTTCAATTTTGAAGATTTAGTTGGCTGTGTTATGAAGAAAGATGAATCTGAATAGCAGAGTGAATTAGCTTTGAGCATCTCAATTTGTTTCCCAACATTTCTTTGATGGATTTCACCGTGTTTAATGGAAACTTTGTACTGCATTTGTTTGCTTTTTCATTAAGGAAAATGCTAATATTTGCTTGATGGAATGGTGGTAAGGTTTTTTAAATCATTTGATTTTTCCTGAATGCCTCTTCCTGTGTTGAGGAATTTAGTATCTTTGGAAttgaattttgtgtatatagtcgTCCTTGCGCCTCTGCAATGGTGATATGTGCTGGTTCTTGAATTACTAATCTTCTTGAATACATTTATAATTTGTTAATGAAAGTTGGTATCTTAAATCATAGAGACTGTGAGTTAGGGTTGTATAAAGCATTCCATCTTGCCTGAATGCTGAATACCCCTGGGTTGTGAATCTAGTGGATGGACATTCCGTACCCTCGTGCATTGATGCTCGTTCTTTGATATACACTGAACTGTATGTTGGTTCTTGCATTATATGGATTTCCTGGTTTTAGTTTATTCAATTTAGTTCTTGTAGTGTCAGGAAAGAGAGCTGGTGGCACAGGAATGGACAGACGAGAAacactgcttgtttcttaaatCTATGGAATCAACATTTGTCAACCAGCTATACAAGTCAATAGAGATGTTTGGCTTGCAGTCTTATACAAGCTCTTCATTGCGATCAAAACCTCTCAAGCAAAAGCAGACGAGCACCCGAACTACTGGACAGGTTTAACCTCTATTACCTTTGTCCATCATTAATAATTTTGCAGTGTTATACTGTTATTCTCTGTGTATAAATTTCTAAATTCAGAAACCTTCCCTAAAAGTTACTGTTTGCTATTTGCAACCTCTTCTGCCAATGTAGTTTAAGGTTCACCGAGATGGATTTTGGTCTAAAGTTGACTTCCAGAAGGATGAATCTGAACACGACCAAAGAGAGGAGGGTAAAGTTCCATTCTCAAGTCCCTGGATTCAGCGCTATCGGAACTCAAAAATACAGGCAACCAAAAGGTGTCCATCTTCGTCTGCTAAAGCCCCTTTAGCAACAACGCATACGAGCAACTTGTCACCTTCACGCGAAAATGACAATGGCGATAATATAGGTATTTTCTATCCCATTTTGGACATATTTTTGTGCACTACCACTTCACACTACCATCACATTTGCTCCAGAAAAACCTGTGAGTATTTCTTTAACATGCTCATGTCTTTTCAAACAGAGATGTCAGATCAGAACTTCAACGATGAAGCTGTTACAGAAGAGCCTTCTGCCAAGATAGACAAATACGAAGACAACAAGAAGCAATGATCAAGTAATTACTTGCCCTCATATCATATGCATAAAACACACTCTGGCAACCCAAATTCCAGATCATTCCCTCAGTTGTTCCCAATGGCACTACCATTCGAGCTAACAACATCGTGGAAGGCCATCCACACAAACCTCTCGAAGACTAGAATGCTGATGTAGTTTAGATAGGCCCAATACCAGAGGATCCTAGTATTCTGATTGAAACAACTGAAACCTATGACTCCATGAAAGAAGAGTTGACATGTGGAGAAGGGTGCCGGAATCTGCACTAGTTATGTGGATTAGATTATTTTTGTAAGCTCTCAAAGCAGTGGCAGACTGCACCTATCATCATATTACTTGGGTTTAGAAACAATCCCagattttattctttattattaGAATTCCAAAATTTTCTTACTGTTATAGTAGTATTGAAAACAACATTCTAGGCCTTCTCCAAATTGTATTTTCAGCATAAACACTTCTCCAAACTGTGCCTCATAACATCTCTTTATAGTTATAGCATATGCTAGTAAGATACTCTCAATTGCAATATGTATTGAATATTCAATTTGTGTGACCATCCAATGACAATAAGCATACctgtaaataaaaaatggacGATATATATTATATTCACTGGCGTATACACATTGGAACAagggggtacaactgtacccccaaaCTTTTGTGTATTAATACTATATGTAGTCCTATTTTTGCAAGTTTTGTTGGTAGCTCGGTGGTAAGTTGCCTCAATCTCCAAGCAAGAGGCCTGAGTTCGAATATTAATGAGCACACTTCTAATTTTTACTTACACTTTCTCTTCTCCAaattaactttgttttaatctATGTCATatctaattcaattttattttttctcaattcatatttaagttttattagttattttgtttttaacaaATATGTTTATTAGTTTAATCACTAacttctttttaaatttaattatgtattcttacatatttaacttccattaatcatttttaatagATACTTATGTGACTAATATAAAGTATATATTCtagcaatttaaaaaaaactcaataTAAATTGCTAGATTGAAAtaagtattactccctccgtcccgagctactcgctcatttccttttcggctcggagattaaggaatgagtgtataggaaagtaaaaaatgacggctgtaggtgaaattttttactaaaaatggaaagagtgcaagtaacttgggacgcccaaaaaggaaataagtgcgagtagtgcgggacggagggagtataaaatactccatatttataaATCTAACCTTCTCATTGTATTCATGTCTATATTATATATTGCTAGTTAACAAAACATGGATACTTGTATTTCAAATGTATAATTTATGTGAtactaaataatactactagtttatttttatttaaaactaaattttttgataaaaaaaataagacagattttatttaaaaataataattgaaaaagcataacaaagaaaataaaaaagattagttacatttttaaattttaagtctTAATTATTTTTGCACCCCAAATTAAAAATCCTGGATACGCCACTGATTATATTCACATATTCCACCGCTAAAAAAAGccctatttaatttaatttaatttaattttgtagttTTGGATGTATAACTACTCCTAAACAAGAAATTGGGGCATTGAAAATTGCAACCTTTTGCACATCAGCCATAATTTTGGCCTCAAATTCGCAGCAGAATCGTATCTCAAGATCTCATCAGGCAAATTCGGTAGGTTTCAATCGCATAACAGTTCAAAATCCTAATCTTCTTCTGCTACAAATGCCTCCGTTCAATTCCGCACCGAGGGCGCTGGCGCGTTTGGTAGCGCTCCGTAATCCATCGCGGCGGCGCACGAGAAATTATCCTAGCTTCAGCCAGGTTCGGCCTTCGAGTAATATCGCTGGGAACAATGCATTTTCTCCAGAGGAAAATCGGCGTCACGGGAATTATAGTTTCCTAGGTTCTGCAAATTCGTCGCGTATTTGTAATTTTGTTCACCAAAAGAGAGGCTTTTTGGGATGCGGTGATGGCGAGGAGGGTGGTATGCTATCAAAAGTGCACCAGGAAAAGCGTGTGTTGGGGTAATGTttgtttcactattgttttgaaTTTCTGTTTTGATTCTTTGTGGCTCTGGGTGGAAAGTGTAGATTTTGAAATTGGGGATGGATTATGTGATCTAGGTTAAAATGTATTATGATGAAAAAGAATGGACAAGGGATTAGTGAACATGGCTGCGAATATCTGATAGTATGAATTGATTTACTCCTTTATTGATGTCGAACTATTTGTGTATTGAACTAATGATCAGTCAATGTGGTTTATTTGGTAAAGTAGTGTGGCTTTTGATTCAGTTAACAACTTAACAATTCTGCAATTTGctgatttatatttttcatgttAGATATTCACCTGAACAGTTGTTCAATGTGGTTGCTGCGGTTGACATGTATGAAGATTTTCTTCCTTGGTGTCAGCGCTCACAGATAATTTGCCAGAACCCTGATGGAAGTTTTGATGCGGAGTTAGAAATTGgctttaaattttttgttgaaAGTTATACATCTCATGTGGAGTTAACAAAACCAAAATCCATTAAGGTGAAGATCACGCAACTTGGTCCCCCATCCATATAGTCATATTCGTTTTTTTCCTTGTTTTGCTGATTGGTTGGAGTCTTATTCATAACCAATTGTTCTCCACTTGTTATTAATATCAACTTAGCACTTCATCATTTGCTTAAAATTAGGATATGGCTtctccaaaaatatttttggaactGAACTGTTAATTTTATGTTGGGGTTAGGGTagatatatatagggttgtggtTGTTTACAGATCAAACTGGTTGACTTTATATAGACAGTGTGCTGAGTTTTAATGCTATAAATACAAGGCTTGAAATAAGGAGCTGTTTTTAGGATTAGAGATGAATATTTTAGCTAATTATATGTCATTTGCTAAACGTAGTGATAATATAAGGTGATTATAGTTGTTACTATGAGTTCATTTCCTCCAAAGTGATTCACTTGTTACTGCTACACTGTATTAAGAATACATAAAGTTGAGTTGTGAATGAGTTTCAACACGACCTAAATGTCTCTATCTTAATCTCTTCCATTGGAGGTAGAGGGTAGAATGTTGATTGATCTATTTTGGATGCTGTCACATATACTCTTACTTCTTAGACCAAAATATATtctgtattatttattttccttattttcttTCAAGTCAAAAACTTAACAAAGAATCTTAGTCTTGTCTTTGGTAAAAAAGAAGATTGTCAATGAAACTTATCCTCAACATTGATCTTATTCAGAGGACCTTTCTGTTTATctaatctttatttttttttatcatttcttCTCATATTTGTTGTCTTATTATGAAGAAATGGAGTCCTAACTAAAGCCTAAAGGCACGTGGCATCTCACGTCTAGTTTTTGCTCGAAAATGTACTCGGTATTTCATAATTTCCCAATTGTCAGATGGCAAGTAGCCTAAAAATGATAACACTGCACCTTTGTATTACCAGTGCAACTCCAGTATGTTCGGTTTTGGCTTTTGTGTTTTACCCATGATCTTATGGAAAGTAGATGTAGGGTTGGTTAAACCCAGCTTTAGTCAACAGTTCCATACTTAAGGTTGCCATTATTGTTTTCCTTCCAGCAAGTTATGCGCCAATGAAGGTTTTCCTTATTATAAAACATTTAATAGGTCTGTTTTGTTGCAGACGACTTCATCCCAAACTAGCCTTTTTGAACATTTGATTAATGTCTGGGAGTTTTCCCCTGGACCCGTTCCTGGAAGTTGCAGCCTCTATTTCATGGTGGACTTCAAGTTTCAATCGCCACTTTATCGACAAGTAAGCCTCCTCAGTGCTTTTAACACTGTAATTTAAGAACGAGTTCCTATTTTGGAAACTTGAAGGGTGGCATGATTTCTTGATACTGCTTGCATTAGGGAAAAAAGAACCACCGACCCCAAGCACGaatattatttgttatttatttctataaatcTTTATGATTGTATTGCAGGTTGCCAATATGTTCTTCAAAGAAGTGGTTTCTCGGCTTGTTGGTTCGTTCAACGATCGATGTAGACAAATATATGGACCTGGGGTTCAAGTTCTTGAAAATATCTATGATCACTGAACATAATAGTCATTTTGATAATATTGTCAAAACCCTGTCGTTTTCATAAGCTGAGTTCTCTCATTTACTATTGAAATGCTGAGAAAGGTACCAACCCCTCCCTTGCCTGACTTTTCTTCTTCTGATACGTCGTCTCGATCTATTTCTTGAAACGATGTCGTTTTGTTTTCTTCGGGCGATAGAGAGAAGAGGTGAAATTATTCGTGTATATGGTGAAACATGAAtttttctagttttttttacCTTAGGTTAAAGCCCATAGGCCATATgtatttgagaaaataaaataggaacTTTATTCTTAAGAGTTTAAGTGGAAATTGTAAGTGCTGTCAAATTTGACAATATTcactttttagtatttttacaTAAACTTTTTTCAAAGTATTTTCTATTATCTACTAATCAACTTTTGATCCCACACCAActtgaaaaatatttatgatatcTTCATAAGGATATATTTTTCGTAAAGTGATTTATGTTTTCATTGGTTTGCCATTAAATTCAACTTGATTTAACTTGTTTAAATTCACGAACTATGTTTTGTGGAAGtaattttctttaaaatagTTTAAAGAATTTCAGCTTGGCCACAGACATTTTACATTGAAAACTATAGAGTATATTAATATACATGTGGCAATGTAGGGTTCACGGGTTTTGTGAATTGAATTGTTATCGAGTTGATCTGATTACAATCCAATATGTTAATATCAACTCGATAACAATCCAATATGTTAATATTAATGTTGTAGCATTATGAAATGTTAAGGAACTTTTCATTCCGAACAAAAACCCTACCTACAATATTAAGATCCAAACACGACTTTTAttcaaaagaaattaattattaaattaattcaaaattatttttgtaatacTATTAAAAGAGAGTAAAGAAGGTGCAATGaaataaatcatacatttaAAAAACTCGTACTCTCAAATTAAATTCGATAGAGTATTTTCTTTTACGATGTCAAATTAATTCAATAACTTTACACtctaattaattttatgttttataagaggagtattattcatttgtcataaatataattttattttgccattttagccACAGAAAAATaggtttattttaaaaatgaaaattatttcTCATACTTTCCAGTGTTTCCacatttttctcatattttttcatacttaaattattttttctcaattaaagtttgtttgtatccatccatccatcagtaagactatttttgtggaaattataaatttgtaaGAACATGAAACTCGATTTAACAACGTTGTTGCCTTGAATTGAGTGCCTGAGACGTAGGTAGTTCATTCACGATCAGTTTGCCGTCACCACTCCATCTCCATACCCGCTCTATCCGCCCACATTCATTTAATTCCTACCAAATCCATCCAATTCACGCAATTATATACACTCTCCATTGCGCCAAATTCCCCAATTCCTTCGTTAATTCGCACCATCACTCCCTCAATTTTGCAGTTGATCCCAATCAGATCATGGCTACTCAGCTGAAATCCGACGCCCTCATGGAGCAGATGAAGCTCCACATGTCCACTGACGCCGGAAAAGAGCTCACCAAGAAAATCGGCCTCGTCTATCAGATCAATATTGCCCCCAAGGTTTAACTTTTctgattttcttttttcaaatttGGTTTAGTGTTTTGTTAGTCGGTGCTAGAATTTGACTCGAATGCCGTTGGTTGGTTTAATCGTTGTTGGGTTTTTTCAATCGGCAGAAAATTGGGTTCAATGAGAAGTCTTTCGTGGTGGATTTGAAGAAAGGAGAAGTTAAAGAAGGTTGGTTAGGGCTTTGTTTTCCGCTTAGCTATGAAATTGTAAATATGAAGATTCTTGATCCTGTAGCTGAACTGCTTCAAATTTGCAAATTGATTGCTGAATCAAGAATTTCACGGATTGTATGATGTCCATATTAGTtgattgaaattgaaatatcaAAATTGGGGAAAAAGAGGATTCTTGATCATGTAGCTACAAGATTCGAATTTGGGGGGTTGGGGTTGTGGAGGTTTGGTTGAATGCAGCAACATTTTTGTTGGATTTGATACTGTTAATCAGCTCCTTAGCTTTACCAACTGTTCGACAAGCTCAATGTCGACGTCTGTAACGGAATCCTTAGTTTTAGGCTTTTAGCCGACCGTGTTGTGTTTGATATGGATGTGGCTGCTTTTTATTGAACCCGTAACTTACCCGGTTGTTTAGGATGCCtttgatttttaatattgatgCGGTTGATGTATCTAATCTACTTACACGCCTTATAAAATTTTGAGATCTTGAGAAACACGATAATTAGACCTAAAGTAATTTGAAATGTTGATCACTGACTATAGTTAAGATAGCTATGGTTTCAGATTTATGACTGAAAGTTGTCGTTTACTATAATAGGAGCATATGAAGATGGGAAGCCGGATGCAACTTTCTCGTTTACAGATGATGATTTTCTAAAGGTCGCGAGTGGGAAGATGAATCCTCAAATTGCTTTCATGAGGTGGTTTGCTGTTCCAAACTCGAAACATATCCTATAGTTTGTATTATTAGAAGAGTACTCGTTTAATGTTGTGTGATCATCATATTGTAGGGGTGCGATCAAGATAAAAGGAAGTATCAGTGCAGCACAGAAGTTTACTCCTGACATTTTCCCCAAGCCATCGAAGATGTGAGCAATTACGATATCCATATCCATGTACTACAAAATGTTACCAATATCATTCGAGATCATTGTGCTGTATCTAAGTTCATGCAATGGAGGCTCAGCTATATGTATCCCGGATACGAAACATATGTTTACACGTGCAGTTATCTATTTAAAGCATAATCTTGTGTCTGCTTTGTTTCAGCCCATTTCTGTCCCATTTTCTTCACTTCTCTATTTTCAGTGACTGTTTGTTGTTTATATGATTTGGTCTGTAGAATGTGTGTTCATGAAAACGAATGTTTAAGCCATAATAagaatagctcagccatagcctaaaactcctcctgccatatcattagcactaaaaatcctcctggcacatcatcaagacaagcaaatagccatagcctagccacatcactcataattataaaaaacaaataattaacaatcacacaaaatacggaattaaatttacgaaatagatacgggaaaattcaataataatattaaaattttaaaaagtacattaattaaaaaaacacacttcattaagattaaaataacattacaacatactcattaatgagtttgtcccacatcgaaagtgggacataaaacattcaaggatgtctctataaaagagaaacaaccaagaatgagtttgtcccacatcgaaaatggaacataaaacattcaagtatgtctctataaaagagaaacaaccaagaatgagtttgtcatcgaaagtggaacataaaacattcacggatgtctctataaaagagaaacaatcaagaatgagtatcataaaaacaacattaaataaaaaaaattaaaatttccgcTCGCCGATTGGGAGCCTGCAATAGCGgtcagccgatcggcgagcgctcgggaatcggcgtgcgctcgccgtttttctcgccgatttggtgctcgccggtgcgctcgccgctattggagatgctcttatcgGAGCCTGTTGTTAGTACCATCAGTATACCTCTTTATGGTTAGTAAGGTTAGGAACTTAGGATGAGGAATTTTGGGCAATTTAACACAGAAATTATAATTCTGAGGAATTTCGACTAGGCCCGTATAAAATGAGTCTGAATACCGGCAGCCTCAAGCTTGGCTTGTTAG
It contains:
- the LOC121792831 gene encoding cold-regulated protein 27-like isoform X1 produces the protein MDSSELPSRNSVEQEETSKLVCQERELVAQEWTDEKHCLFLKSMESTFVNQLYKSIEMFGLQSYTSSSLRSKPLKQKQTSTRTTGQFKVHRDGFWSKVDFQKDESEHDQREEGKVPFSSPWIQRYRNSKIQATKRCPSSSAKAPLATTHTSNLSPSRENDNGDNIEMSDQNFNDEAVTEEPSAKIDKYEDNKKQ
- the LOC121792831 gene encoding cold-regulated protein 27-like isoform X2, which produces MDSSELPSRNSVEQEETSKLVERELVAQEWTDEKHCLFLKSMESTFVNQLYKSIEMFGLQSYTSSSLRSKPLKQKQTSTRTTGQFKVHRDGFWSKVDFQKDESEHDQREEGKVPFSSPWIQRYRNSKIQATKRCPSSSAKAPLATTHTSNLSPSRENDNGDNIEMSDQNFNDEAVTEEPSAKIDKYEDNKKQ
- the LOC121792831 gene encoding uncharacterized protein LOC121792831 isoform X3, which produces MESTFVNQLYKSIEMFGLQSYTSSSLRSKPLKQKQTSTRTTGQFKVHRDGFWSKVDFQKDESEHDQREEGKVPFSSPWIQRYRNSKIQATKRCPSSSAKAPLATTHTSNLSPSRENDNGDNIEMSDQNFNDEAVTEEPSAKIDKYEDNKKQ
- the LOC121792832 gene encoding coenzyme Q-binding protein COQ10 homolog, mitochondrial-like is translated as MPPFNSAPRALARLVALRNPSRRRTRNYPSFSQVRPSSNIAGNNAFSPEENRRHGNYSFLGSANSSRICNFVHQKRGFLGCGDGEEGGMLSKVHQEKRVLGYSPEQLFNVVAAVDMYEDFLPWCQRSQIICQNPDGSFDAELEIGFKFFVESYTSHVELTKPKSIKTTSSQTSLFEHLINVWEFSPGPVPGSCSLYFMVDFKFQSPLYRQVANMFFKEVVSRLVGSFNDRCRQIYGPGVQVLENIYDH
- the LOC121792833 gene encoding sterol carrier protein 2-like — its product is MATQLKSDALMEQMKLHMSTDAGKELTKKIGLVYQINIAPKKIGFNEKSFVVDLKKGEVKEGAYEDGKPDATFSFTDDDFLKVASGKMNPQIAFMRGAIKIKGSISAAQKFTPDIFPKPSKM